Proteins from a genomic interval of Methanofollis formosanus:
- the hdrB gene encoding CoB--CoM heterodisulfide reductase subunit B produces MHEYAFFLGCIAPNRYPGCEAAAIRTSRNVGIELLPLKGASCCPAPGAFGAVDLRVWYAMAARNICLAEEMNRDIALICNGCYKSIYEVNERLKEDDELRDEANEVLAEIDMEFKGSIDVYHLAELYYDPKICGVEKIRESVVRPLDNTKIAVHYGCHLLKPLKERRFDDSENPMWIEELVEAVGAEAVQYRNKMQCCGAGGGVRGFDLAHSLDITNEKLININEAGADALTEVCPFCQLQFDRGQIEIQEKFGIEWGIPVLHYNELLGLAQGMSPQELALDLHAIDCKPFLDKIL; encoded by the coding sequence ATGCATGAGTATGCGTTTTTCCTCGGTTGCATTGCACCGAACCGTTACCCCGGCTGTGAAGCAGCCGCCATCAGGACGAGCCGGAACGTCGGCATCGAACTTCTCCCGCTGAAGGGCGCGAGCTGCTGCCCGGCACCGGGTGCGTTCGGCGCCGTCGACCTCCGCGTCTGGTACGCCATGGCCGCCCGCAACATCTGTCTCGCCGAAGAGATGAACCGCGACATCGCCCTCATCTGCAACGGCTGCTACAAGTCGATCTACGAGGTCAACGAGCGGCTCAAGGAAGACGACGAGCTCCGCGACGAGGCCAACGAAGTCCTCGCCGAGATCGACATGGAGTTCAAGGGCTCCATCGACGTCTACCACCTCGCCGAACTCTACTACGACCCCAAGATCTGCGGTGTCGAGAAGATCCGCGAGTCCGTGGTCAGGCCCCTCGACAACACCAAGATCGCGGTCCACTACGGCTGCCACCTCCTCAAGCCACTCAAGGAGCGCCGGTTCGACGACTCCGAGAACCCGATGTGGATCGAGGAACTCGTCGAAGCAGTCGGTGCTGAGGCGGTTCAGTACCGCAACAAGATGCAGTGCTGCGGCGCCGGCGGCGGTGTTCGTGGTTTCGACCTCGCCCACTCGCTGGACATCACGAACGAGAAGCTGATCAATATCAACGAGGCAGGTGCCGACGCACTCACCGAGGTCTGCCCGTTCTGTCAGCTCCAGTTCGACCGCGGCCAGATCGAGATCCAGGAGAAGTTCGGCATCGAGTGGGGCATCCCCGTACTCCACTACAACGAACTGCTGGGCCTTGCCCAGGGAATGAGCCCCCAGGAACTTGCACTTGACCTCCACGCCATCGACTGCAAGCCGTTCCTGGACAAGATCCTGTAA